The stretch of DNA TGCCGTCGGTGCAAGCCGTGCGGCCGTCGATGCCGGTTATGCGCCGAACGACTGGCAGGTCGGTCAGACCGGCAAGGTGGTGGCGCCGCAGCTCTATATCGCCTGCGGCATTTCAGGCGCCATCCAGCACCTGGCCGGGATGAAGGATTCGAAGGTCATCGTCGCCATCAACAAGGACGAGGAGGCGCCGATCTTCCAGGTCGCCGACTACGGATTGGTCGCCGATCTCTTCGATGTCTTGCCGGAATTGCAAAAGGCGCTCTGACCGCGTCAAATGCTTTTCTTTCGCACTTGCGAATGACTGGAAAATTATCTTTTATCGGGCTACTACTGCTGCCGGGCGATCCTTCGTCCGGCAGTATTGCTAGAAAAATACGGCGGCGCGGGGGCGAATGCCGTGCGGGGGTTTGGAGATGAATGCGGTGTTGAAGAATATTGGTATTATCGGTGCCGGTCAGATGGGCTGCGGCATCGCGCATGTTTCGGCCGCCGCAGGTTATAGGGTTCACATCTACGATCTTTCGCAGGACCGCATCGAATCCGGCCTTGCCACCATTAACGGCAACCTGGCCCGCCTGGTGACGAACGGCAAGATGACCGAAGAGGAGCGCAAGTCGACCTTGTCGCTCATCACAGGCTCGTCGGATGTCAATGATCTCGCTCCCTCCGATCTGGTCATCGAGGCCGCCACCGAGGATGAAACGGTCAAGCGCAAGATCTATACCCAGGTCTGTCCGGTCCTGAAGCCGGAAGCGCTGCTTGCCACCAACACCTCTTCCCTTTCCATCACCCGGCTTGCTGCCGCCACCGACCGCCCCGAGCGCTTCATGGGCATACATTTCATGAACCCGGTGCCTGTCATGAAGCTGGTTGAACTGGTGCGCGGCATCGCCACCGACGAGAAGACCTTTTCCGCCGCCAAGCAATTCGTCGGCACGCTGGAAAAGACCATCACTGTCGCCGAGGATTTCCCGGCCTTCATCGTCAACCGCATCCTGCTGCCGATGATCAACGAAGCGATCTACACGCTCTATGAGGGCGTCGGCACGGTCGACGCCATCGATACGGCGATGAAGCTCGGCGCCAATCATCCGATGGGACCGCTGCAGCTTGCCGATTTCATCGGCCTCGACACCTGCCTTTCGATCATGCAGGTGCTGCATGACGGCCTGGCGGACTCGAAATATCGTCCCTGCCCGCTGCTGGTGAAATATGTCGAAGCCGGCTGGCTCGGACGCAAGTCCGGCCGCGGCTTCTATGACTATCGCGGTGAAGTGCCGGTCCCGACGCGGTAAACTTCTGCTGCGCCCCCTCTTCAGCGAAGGAGGGTGGCCAATCGTGGCTTCAGGACCCGATCGCGCCCTTGATCAGCGCCTTGGCATCCTCGCTGTCCCAGGCGGCCGGCCCGTTCATCGCTGAAATCAGGCATCCCTTGTCATCGATCAGCAGCGTCACCGGCAGCCCCATGGCGAGGCCCGCTTTCTTCAGATTGTTGAACACCGAAATCGTATTGTCGCGATAGAGCTGCAGCGCATCGACGCCGATCTCGGCGAGGAAGGTCTTCGGCTTCTCGTCGTCGCCGCTATCGATATTGACCGGCACCACCTGGAACCTGTCGCTGCCCATCTCCTTCTCGAGCGCGTTCAGCGCCGGCATCTCCTCGCGGCAGGGAACGCACCATGTCGCCCAGAGATTGAGAAGCACGGTCTTGCCGGCGAAATGATCGAGCGTCAGCGGCTTGCCGTCCGGCCCGTTGAAGGAGACTGCAGTAAGCTTGCGCGGCTCGTAGGCGGCGACCATGGCGGCCACCTGCCCTTTCATCAACAGTGTGACGCTGGCGACGCGATCCCTGGCAAGCTTGCATTCGGCTGACGCCGTTTCGCCGCCGCCATTGCCAATCCCCGTCTCCTTCACGTATACCGCTGCCGCACCGGCAACGACACCCGCAACGGCGGCCATCGCGATCCATTTCAGGGATGGCAGCCCGAGGGGTTTTCTTGTCGTCATTTCATTCTCCTGGACATGCATCCTCAAGGCGGACACCTTCATGGCCGACGACACCACGGACACCAAATCCTCCAACCAGATGTGGGGCGGTCGCTTCGCCTCCGGCCCGGACGCGATCATGGAGGAGATAAATGCCTCGATCGGTTTCGACAAGAAGCTATTCGCGCAGGACATCCGCGGTTCGATTGCCCATGCGACGATGCTCGCCCATCAGGGGATCATTTCCGCTGACGATAAGGACAAGATCGTTCACGGGCTAAACACGATCCTGTCAGAAATCGAAAGCGGCAATTTCGAATTCTCGCGCCAGCTCGAAGACATCCATATGAATGTCGAAGCACGCCTGGCGACGCTGATCGGACCGGCCGCCGGCCGGTTGCACACCGCCCGCTCGCGCAATGATCAGGTGGCGCTCGACTTCCGTCTCTGGGTGAAGGAAGAGCTGCAGAAGACCGAGCAGATGCTGACCGGCCTGATCGCGGCTTTCCTCGACCGCGCCGAAGAACATGCCGAAAGCGTCATGCCGGGCTTCACCCATCTGCAGGCAGCCCAGCCCGTTACCTTCGGCCATCACTGCATGGCCTATGTCGAAATGTTCGGCCGCGATCGCTCGCGCGTGCGCCACGCCATCGAACATCTGGATGAAAGCCCGATCGGTGCCGCCGCACTTGCCGGCACCGGCTATCCGATCGACCGCCACATGACGGCCAACGCGCTCGGTTTCCGCGAGCCGACCCGCAACTCCATCGATACGGTCTCCGACCGCGATTTCGCCATCGAATTCCTGTCGATCGCGGCGATTGCGGGCATGCACCTGTCGCGTCTGGCAGAAGAGATCGTCATCTGGTCGACCCCGCAATTCGGTTTTGTGCGTCTCTCCGACGCCTTCTCGACCGGCTCGTCGATCATGCCGCAGAAGAAGAACCCGGATGCCGCCGAACTGGTGCGCGCCAAGACCGGCCGCATCAACGGCTCGCTGGTGGCGCTGCTGACGATCATGAAGGGCCTGCCGCTCGCCTATTCCAAGGACATGCAGGAAGACAAGGAACAGGTCTTCGACGCCGCCGAGAGCCTGGAACTGGCAATTGCCGCCATGACCGGCATGGTGCGCGACATGACCGTCAACACCGCGCGCATGAAGGCTGCGGCCGGCTCCGGCTATTCGACGGCGACCGATCTTGCCGACTGGCTGGTGCGCGAAGCGGGCCTCCCCTTCCGCGACGCCCATCACGTCACCGGCCGCGCCGTAGCGCTCGCCGAAAGCAAGGGCTGCGACCTTGC from Rhizobium leguminosarum bv. trifolii WSM1325 encodes:
- a CDS encoding 3-hydroxybutyryl-CoA dehydrogenase (PFAM: 3-hydroxyacyl-CoA dehydrogenase NAD-binding; 3-hydroxyacyl-CoA dehydrogenase domain protein~KEGG: rec:RHECIAT_CH0004064 3-hydroxybutyryl-CoA dehydrogenase protein) gives rise to the protein MNAVLKNIGIIGAGQMGCGIAHVSAAAGYRVHIYDLSQDRIESGLATINGNLARLVTNGKMTEEERKSTLSLITGSSDVNDLAPSDLVIEAATEDETVKRKIYTQVCPVLKPEALLATNTSSLSITRLAAATDRPERFMGIHFMNPVPVMKLVELVRGIATDEKTFSAAKQFVGTLEKTITVAEDFPAFIVNRILLPMINEAIYTLYEGVGTVDAIDTAMKLGANHPMGPLQLADFIGLDTCLSIMQVLHDGLADSKYRPCPLLVKYVEAGWLGRKSGRGFYDYRGEVPVPTR
- a CDS encoding Redoxin domain protein (PFAM: Redoxin domain protein; alkyl hydroperoxide reductase/ Thiol specific antioxidant/ Mal allergen~KEGG: rec:RHECIAT_CH0004065 thiol:disulfide interchange protein) — protein: MTTRKPLGLPSLKWIAMAAVAGVVAGAAAVYVKETGIGNGGGETASAECKLARDRVASVTLLMKGQVAAMVAAYEPRKLTAVSFNGPDGKPLTLDHFAGKTVLLNLWATWCVPCREEMPALNALEKEMGSDRFQVVPVNIDSGDDEKPKTFLAEIGVDALQLYRDNTISVFNNLKKAGLAMGLPVTLLIDDKGCLISAMNGPAAWDSEDAKALIKGAIGS
- a CDS encoding argininosuccinate lyase (TIGRFAM: argininosuccinate lyase~PFAM: fumarate lyase~KEGG: ret:RHE_CH03796 argininosuccinate lyase), with the protein product MADDTTDTKSSNQMWGGRFASGPDAIMEEINASIGFDKKLFAQDIRGSIAHATMLAHQGIISADDKDKIVHGLNTILSEIESGNFEFSRQLEDIHMNVEARLATLIGPAAGRLHTARSRNDQVALDFRLWVKEELQKTEQMLTGLIAAFLDRAEEHAESVMPGFTHLQAAQPVTFGHHCMAYVEMFGRDRSRVRHAIEHLDESPIGAAALAGTGYPIDRHMTANALGFREPTRNSIDTVSDRDFAIEFLSIAAIAGMHLSRLAEEIVIWSTPQFGFVRLSDAFSTGSSIMPQKKNPDAAELVRAKTGRINGSLVALLTIMKGLPLAYSKDMQEDKEQVFDAAESLELAIAAMTGMVRDMTVNTARMKAAAGSGYSTATDLADWLVREAGLPFRDAHHVTGRAVALAESKGCDLAELPLSDLQAIHPDITDKVYNVLTVEASVASRKSFGGTAPSEVRRQIAFWRARN